In a genomic window of Prosthecobacter fusiformis:
- a CDS encoding exo-alpha-sialidase, with amino-acid sequence MKLCLAFLFLSSLSAVAQSDDALPQSILDLPLKPVFINTNPGPEYSDEQRDYAMIIGADRTPKGRIWAAWVSGGDSPRAYFVAASSDDEGQTWSKPRLVIDPPDAPTGLEISALVGNFWTDPTGRLWLFYDQSLSMFDGRAGLWAITCDNPDDDKPVWSEPRRIWHGMTLNKPTVLSNGEWMLPISLWTRDRIGVAELKENGYSDLDEVRMANVFVSTDKGSTWTRRGGVMFPHTNFDEHMVVELKDKRLWMLARTSKGISESFSSDQGRTWTEPQLSQIKNLSARFFIRRLISGNIVLIKNGGIDETLKSRSHMTAFLSDDEGATWKGGLLLDERNGVSYPDGFQSPDGSISIFHDRGRGSEREIIMHRFTEADILAGKLVTPASKTKMLVNKATGPKITGRLYNGIELPTEWPPQNGDAKSYEPMPVPYLKDKPKVFPIQTKRQLFVDDFLIEKTDLKRTWHQARKHEKNPVFKPETKDELEPVKLEGNDQAVCYLGHGGVFHDPKENLYKMFYTAGWRGGLAMATSKDLLTWTRPNMGTVGGNILLPPGSAWAGGDNSVWLDVNAKDPMERVKLLTDRRPLPHTLQTSPNGKVWSQGVNTGKAGDYCSFFYNPFRKVWCFSIKQGGTHGRNRWYSENEDFIKGADWSKSVFWCNADKLDEPDAAIGDPAQLYSLNAVAYESLMLGQFYIHLGPDNKVCNEGKFPKITEIKLGFSRDGFHWDRPDRRAFIAATRKEGDWDRAYIHGTTGVCIVKEDEIWFPYTGYSGIAPNGAGGMYTGASVGMAVLRRDGFASMDAGDQAGSLTTEPVAFTSRQLFVNVAAPKGELRVEVLDEDGQVVAPYTLANCKPITGDSTQQLVEWKDAPTLDGVRGKPVKFRFHLTQGSLYSFWTK; translated from the coding sequence ATGAAGCTCTGTCTCGCCTTCCTGTTTCTCAGCTCCTTGAGCGCCGTCGCCCAAAGTGATGATGCCCTGCCCCAGTCCATTCTGGACCTGCCGCTGAAGCCTGTGTTCATCAATACCAACCCCGGTCCCGAATACTCCGATGAGCAGCGGGACTATGCCATGATCATCGGCGCGGATCGCACGCCGAAGGGCCGCATCTGGGCCGCCTGGGTCTCCGGGGGTGACAGCCCGCGTGCATACTTCGTGGCGGCGAGCAGCGATGATGAAGGCCAGACTTGGTCCAAGCCGCGCCTGGTCATTGATCCACCGGATGCACCGACCGGTCTCGAAATCAGTGCGCTGGTGGGGAATTTCTGGACAGATCCCACAGGCCGCTTGTGGCTGTTTTATGATCAGTCGCTTTCCATGTTCGACGGACGTGCCGGTCTTTGGGCTATCACTTGTGACAATCCTGATGATGACAAACCTGTGTGGTCAGAGCCACGCCGCATCTGGCATGGAATGACGCTGAACAAACCCACGGTCCTCAGCAATGGCGAATGGATGCTGCCCATCTCCCTCTGGACACGTGACCGCATCGGGGTGGCGGAACTCAAAGAGAATGGCTATAGCGACCTCGACGAAGTACGCATGGCCAATGTCTTTGTCTCCACAGACAAAGGCAGCACCTGGACACGGCGTGGTGGAGTGATGTTTCCCCACACGAACTTCGATGAACACATGGTGGTGGAGCTCAAGGACAAGCGTCTCTGGATGCTCGCCCGCACCAGCAAGGGCATCTCCGAAAGCTTCTCCAGCGACCAGGGCCGCACCTGGACAGAGCCGCAGCTTTCGCAGATCAAAAATCTCAGTGCCCGTTTCTTCATCCGCCGTCTAATCTCTGGAAACATCGTACTGATCAAAAATGGTGGCATTGATGAAACCCTCAAAAGCCGCAGCCACATGACTGCCTTCCTTTCAGATGATGAAGGTGCGACCTGGAAAGGCGGCCTGCTCTTGGATGAGCGCAATGGCGTCTCTTATCCGGATGGCTTCCAGTCTCCCGATGGCAGCATTAGCATCTTCCATGATCGTGGTCGTGGCAGCGAGCGGGAGATCATCATGCATCGTTTTACCGAGGCTGATATCCTGGCAGGAAAACTGGTGACGCCAGCTTCAAAAACCAAGATGCTGGTCAACAAGGCCACTGGTCCCAAGATCACTGGCCGCCTTTACAACGGCATCGAGCTGCCCACGGAGTGGCCACCTCAAAACGGCGATGCCAAAAGCTATGAGCCGATGCCTGTACCGTATTTGAAGGATAAACCGAAAGTGTTTCCCATTCAGACGAAGCGGCAGCTTTTTGTGGATGATTTCCTCATCGAAAAGACTGACCTTAAGCGCACCTGGCACCAGGCCCGCAAGCACGAGAAAAATCCTGTCTTCAAACCGGAGACCAAGGATGAACTGGAGCCAGTGAAGCTGGAGGGCAATGATCAGGCCGTCTGTTACCTCGGCCATGGAGGTGTGTTTCACGATCCCAAGGAGAACCTGTATAAAATGTTTTACACCGCTGGCTGGCGTGGTGGTCTGGCCATGGCCACCAGCAAGGACCTGCTCACATGGACCCGCCCAAATATGGGCACCGTCGGTGGCAACATCCTCCTGCCTCCAGGCAGCGCCTGGGCGGGCGGTGACAACAGCGTCTGGCTGGATGTGAATGCCAAGGATCCCATGGAGCGAGTCAAGCTCCTCACAGACCGCCGTCCCCTGCCCCACACTTTGCAGACCTCCCCTAATGGCAAGGTCTGGTCACAAGGTGTGAATACCGGTAAGGCTGGCGACTACTGTTCCTTTTTCTACAATCCCTTCCGCAAGGTCTGGTGCTTCAGCATCAAGCAAGGCGGCACTCATGGGCGCAACCGCTGGTATTCTGAAAACGAGGACTTCATCAAAGGGGCTGACTGGAGCAAATCCGTCTTTTGGTGCAATGCCGACAAACTGGATGAACCCGATGCCGCCATTGGTGATCCGGCCCAGCTCTACAGCCTGAACGCCGTCGCGTATGAAAGCCTGATGCTCGGTCAGTTCTATATCCACCTGGGTCCAGATAACAAAGTTTGCAATGAAGGAAAGTTCCCAAAAATCACCGAGATCAAGCTCGGCTTCAGCCGTGATGGTTTCCACTGGGACCGCCCTGACCGCCGGGCCTTCATCGCCGCCACCCGCAAGGAAGGTGACTGGGATCGCGCCTATATCCATGGCACCACCGGTGTCTGCATCGTTAAGGAAGATGAAATCTGGTTTCCCTATACCGGCTATTCCGGCATCGCCCCGAATGGCGCAGGGGGCATGTATACCGGTGCATCCGTGGGCATGGCGGTGCTGCGCCGGGATGGATTCGCCTCCATGGATGCAGGCGATCAAGCGGGCAGCCTAACCACAGAACCGGTGGCCTTTACCAGTCGTCAACTTTTCGTCAACGTCGCGGCTCCGAAAGGTGAACTCAGGGTGGAAGTGCTGGATGAAGATGGCCAAGTCGTGGCTCCTTACACCTTAGCAAACTGCAAACCCATCACAGGGGATTCCACCCAGCAGCTCGTCGAATGGAAAGACGCTCCGACTCTGGATGGCGTGCGTGGTAAGCCTGTGAAGTTCCGCTTTCACCTGACTCAGGGCAGCTTGTACTCCTTCTGGACCAAGTGA